Genomic window (Enoplosus armatus isolate fEnoArm2 chromosome 22, fEnoArm2.hap1, whole genome shotgun sequence):
TACTGCACTGaatttttacagtttaacatTTTCCGCACGGGATTCTCTTATCCGGCACTTTGTAGCCATGGCTCAATTTGTAAGTCGTCTCAACATGTTGCCCATTAGGGTGATggagttttgacattttaaaatgtgttcagctAATAGttttaaaatgctatttttttCAGTCTAGAAAATGGGGCCTTCCGGTCAAGTATGTTTTTACAGTCAGGTTTGGCAAAACACATACAAGAAAAACACTAGTTTTAGtagttatatattatatattggcCCGTACTTAAGATTAGTCATCCTGTAAGCCCATAAGAAATCTGCACGAAACACCACATCCCAGAGCTGCCAATGATTTGTTGACGTCCCTCCTCACAGTGTCACTTCTCCTCCCCACAGGTAGACCCAGATAAATACAAGAGCATCGGCAATGGCTTCTCAGTGACAGTGAGGGAAGATGGCGTCAGAGGCCTGGCGAAGGGCTGGGCCCCCACCTTCATCGGCTACTCCATGCAGGGATTGTGCAAGTTTGGCTTCTACGAAGTGTTCAAGATCTTCTACAGTGACTTGCTGGGAGAGGTGAGGCCGGACCCACACACACTCGTCGACACGCAGCTCCGCTTCTGACAGAAGATGcatgtttgttcttgtttgctAGACTTGgcatctgcttttcttttttcggCAATGAGTGATGTTCGGGTAAACGAGGGGGATTAAATTGTCTCAACGCACGGctgacattgttttattttgtggttgTGCATCTGTGGATGCATCTAGCGTTGGTTACATGTCTGTACCGGCCGTAGCTTGACTAAAGATGGACATTGTGACTAGTTGCTCCTTGCTAATGGGCCCATGTGgcccttttttggggggggggaggagcgTGTGGAAGTGTACACGCTTGTGCTCTAGATCAGCTGTCTAGTTTACGCTCGCTTGACATGCAGAAAAAGATGGATGCATGAATTTAAGAGCAGGGAATTTGCGTCCTAACATTCAAGTTGTTGTCCAAACTGAAGCTGGTAGCGTTGCTTTGGCCATTTGATAACAATGGAGTCACCTGATCCAGAGTGGCAAGTTGACTCGTCCCACGAGTCTCCAGGTGCGGACCCCAGTGTCTTAAAACTGTTCTTGGTAAATCAGGGTTGTCAGGTTGTATATGATGTGGAGTGTCcctggttttattttcttcctgcGTGTGCGTCGCCTAATTTGTTGCGCTGTTTCCACCAACAGGAGAACACCTACCTGTGGAGGACATCGCTGTACCTGGCTGCCTCAGCCAGCGCGGAGTTCTTTGCCGACATCGCCCTGGCTCCCATGGAGGCTGTCAAAGTTCGTATCCAGACCCAGCCGGGTTATGCCAACACCCTCAGAGAGTGTGTCCCCAAGATGTTCGCAGAGGAGGGTCTCTGGGCGTAAGTGGCTGCTAGGTTGTAGGAACGGCTGCATGAGTGATGTGAATAATTGatccgttttgttttttttgaaaattCCTGGTGACAACACGCTCCTTAGATCCACCTCTGGAGGGCGCTGTGCTCCAAGCAGAGCCCCTCAGCAGCTTTTGCTGGCTGTACAGTTGGAGGTGCTTGAGTCATTGGCGTGTGAGAACAGTCTACCTGTCCCCCCAGCCCACCCGTAACACTGGCAACCCCTGTCCTCCACAGACAGGGGAGCTTCCCAGTGCTGCAAGCCTGGGGGGATGGACACACTTCACGTAGTTAGCGCACAGAGCTGGACCAGGCAGGCCTTTTTGTGatctcacctctcctcttcccttcctcAACTCCAGCTTCTACAAGGGCGTCGTGCCCCTGTGGATGAGGCAGATCCCCTACACCATGATGAAGTTCTCCTGCTTCGAGCGCACCGTGGAGCTGCTCTACAAGTACGCCGTTCCGAAGCCCCGCAGCGAATGCAGCAAACCCGAGCAGCTGGTGGTCACCTTCGTGGCCGGTTACATCGGTGAGTAACGGAACGCCGTCCAGCATTCTTTTGTGAAACTTTTCTCAACACAAacctttgtttttaatcaagAAGGGtattaaatgtgtctgtgtacacGGCAAAGTTACTGCAGCTGATTGCAGGTTCCGGTGTTCTGATGTGGCGtctgtttgctctctgtgtgCAGCTGGTGTGTTCTGTGCCATCGTGTCCCACCCCGCTGACTCTGTGGTGTCCGTGCTGAACAAGGAGAGGGGCAGCACCGCTGTCCAGGTCCTCAAGAAACTGGGACCCAAAGGTCTGTATCGACACAAAGTCCGCAGTCCCTTGAACAGTAGCATCAGTGGAACATGTGGTTTCGATCAACACGCTCCTTAGATCCACCTCTGGAGGGCGCTGTGCTCCGAGCAGAGCCCCTCAGCAGCTTTTGCTGGCTGTACAGTTGGAGGTGCTTGAGTCATTGGCGTGTGAGAACAGTCTACCTGTCCCCCCAGCCCACCCGCAACACTGGCAACCCCCGTCATCCACAGACGGGGGAGCTTCCCAGTGCTGCAAGCCTGGGGGGACGGACAAGTAGCATGTTGTACTGGGTGGTTGTGCcacaacatacaaacaacacTAAAAAATAACTTATAGTTGGTGCTCTGAGCCACTGAGATGACTGTGTAAGGTGTCTgatgttctctctgtgtgtgtgtgtgtgtgtgtctctcctgtTCAGGTGTGTGGAAGGGTCTGGTCGCCCGTATCATCATGATCGGTACTCTGACCGCCCTGCAGTGGTTCATCTACGACTCTGTCAAGGTCTACTTCCGcctgccccgcccccctccccctgagATGCCCGAGTCCCTGAAGAAGAAGCTCGGCCTCACAGAGTAAAGcccccctcttccctccacccctccactGAGCCGCAGTCTCCAGCCGACACATCTGAACTCCCAAACATCCACAGCGTACACAGCAGTTTTCTATATTTATGTCCTCGGCTCCTGCTGCTCTGCGCAGAGCACAGGGCTGCTACTAATGTAtattacacagaaaaaaaaaaaagaactagcAAGGCGAGAACGTCGAACTGTCACTCTTGGCTGAAGAGTCGGGACAGAAAATATTCCTCTAGAAATACCTGTCTGGTTTTATCGATTCCTGTCATTAGAAAATTGTTGAAATTCTAATTAAAGAATTTAATTCCCT
Coding sequences:
- the slc25a3a gene encoding solute carrier family 25 member 3a isoform X1 — protein: MYPTALTQLARANPFSAPLFSLQKVDEPRQSPHGQRTRRLAAAATAEEDVSCEFGSSKYYALCGFGGILSCGLTHTAVVPLDLVKCRLQVDPDKYKSIGNGFSVTVREDGVRGLAKGWAPTFIGYSMQGLCKFGFYEVFKIFYSDLLGEENTYLWRTSLYLAASASAEFFADIALAPMEAVKVRIQTQPGYANTLRECVPKMFAEEGLWAFYKGVVPLWMRQIPYTMMKFSCFERTVELLYKYAVPKPRSECSKPEQLVVTFVAGYIAGVFCAIVSHPADSVVSVLNKERGSTAVQVLKKLGPKGVWKGLVARIIMIGTLTALQWFIYDSVKVYFRLPRPPPPEMPESLKKKLGLTE
- the slc25a3a gene encoding solute carrier family 25 member 3a isoform X2 gives rise to the protein MYPTALTQLARANPFSAPLFSLQKVDEPRQSPHGQRTRRLAAAATAEEGDSCEFGSQKYLVLCGFGGILSCGTTHTAVVPLDLVKCRMQVDPDKYKSIGNGFSVTVREDGVRGLAKGWAPTFIGYSMQGLCKFGFYEVFKIFYSDLLGEENTYLWRTSLYLAASASAEFFADIALAPMEAVKVRIQTQPGYANTLRECVPKMFAEEGLWAFYKGVVPLWMRQIPYTMMKFSCFERTVELLYKYAVPKPRSECSKPEQLVVTFVAGYIAGVFCAIVSHPADSVVSVLNKERGSTAVQVLKKLGPKGVWKGLVARIIMIGTLTALQWFIYDSVKVYFRLPRPPPPEMPESLKKKLGLTE